Proteins encoded in a region of the Campylobacter geochelonis genome:
- a CDS encoding NADH-quinone oxidoreductase subunit C, with protein sequence MKCDKFVEILKSKINVLDTTRQTDDQVTVLVDRNDLPEAVRVLYYDIGGYLSTMVANDERSLNKHFALYYALSIEGSKMSEADEIAQDEKCFITVKTLIPPADPTYPSVTPVVPACVWYEREAYDMLGLVAEGLPDKRRLVLSDDWPDELFPLRKDAMDYRFRPDSVEHRDEPEYDFLRPDGDTVIDVPLGPLHVTSDEPGHFRLFCDGDTIVDADYRLFYQHRGMEKLAENRMNYDQMAYLAERVCGICGYAHAIACIEAVEKAINLEIPLRAQAIRVICSEIERLHSHLLNLGLACEVTGNYTAFMHIFRIREYSMELAQLVTGGRKTYGNVVVGGLRRDVTGAEIKRSLEILKTIDIQVDEIWEALMEDKRQISRWSGVGILNKQVARDFSTVGPNMRGSGIKRDSRYDHPYDFFNQIEFKVAVEHGGDVLSRLIVRYKELKSSVDIIRQCFELMPDSAIIEDPNFRIKPENYALAYDEAPRGENVHWIMQGSAQKIYRWRCRAATYNNWPSLRYQFRGNSIADAALIVCSLDPCYSCTERVTVVDIKSKKSKILTEKDLKRYCKSLKDSPLKDLR encoded by the coding sequence GTGAAATGTGATAAATTTGTTGAAATTTTAAAAAGTAAAATAAATGTCTTAGATACAACTAGACAAACTGATGATCAAGTTACTGTGCTTGTTGATAGAAATGACTTGCCAGAGGCGGTAAGAGTTTTATACTATGACATAGGTGGCTACCTTAGCACGATGGTTGCAAACGATGAGCGCTCGCTTAACAAGCATTTTGCGCTTTATTACGCGCTTTCTATAGAAGGCTCAAAGATGAGTGAAGCCGATGAAATAGCTCAAGATGAAAAGTGCTTTATAACAGTCAAAACGCTTATCCCACCAGCAGATCCTACATATCCATCTGTTACGCCAGTCGTTCCAGCGTGTGTTTGGTATGAAAGAGAGGCTTATGATATGCTTGGACTTGTTGCTGAGGGCTTGCCTGATAAGAGGCGTTTGGTTTTAAGTGATGATTGGCCTGATGAGCTTTTCCCGCTTAGAAAAGATGCGATGGACTATCGCTTTCGCCCAGATTCAGTTGAGCATAGAGATGAGCCAGAATATGACTTTTTAAGACCAGATGGCGATACAGTTATAGATGTACCACTTGGACCACTTCACGTAACTAGCGATGAGCCGGGGCATTTTAGACTATTTTGTGATGGCGATACTATTGTCGATGCAGACTATAGACTTTTTTACCAGCACCGTGGTATGGAAAAACTAGCAGAAAACCGTATGAACTACGACCAGATGGCGTATTTGGCTGAAAGAGTTTGTGGAATTTGTGGATATGCTCACGCGATTGCTTGTATAGAAGCTGTTGAAAAGGCTATAAATTTAGAAATTCCGCTTCGCGCTCAAGCCATCAGGGTTATTTGTTCTGAAATCGAACGCCTTCACTCACATCTTTTAAATTTAGGACTAGCGTGTGAGGTCACTGGAAACTACACGGCATTTATGCATATTTTTAGAATCAGAGAGTATTCCATGGAGTTAGCCCAGCTAGTAACTGGTGGGCGAAAAACATATGGAAACGTTGTAGTTGGCGGTCTAAGGCGTGATGTCACTGGAGCTGAGATAAAAAGAAGTTTGGAGATTTTAAAGACAATCGATATTCAAGTTGATGAAATTTGGGAAGCTTTGATGGAAGATAAACGCCAAATTTCGCGTTGGAGTGGAGTTGGAATTTTAAACAAGCAAGTAGCAAGGGATTTTTCAACTGTTGGGCCAAATATGCGAGGAAGTGGCATTAAACGAGATAGCAGATATGATCATCCATATGACTTTTTTAACCAAATCGAGTTTAAAGTAGCAGTCGAGCATGGTGGAGATGTTCTTTCTAGACTTATAGTTAGATATAAAGAGCTTAAAAGTTCGGTTGATATCATAAGACAATGTTTTGAGCTTATGCCTGATAGCGCGATTATCGAAGATCCAAATTTTAGAATCAAACCAGAAAACTACGCTCTAGCTTATGATGAAGCACCACGTGGCGAGAACGTTCACTGGATAATGCAAGGAAGCGCTCAAAAGATTTATCGCTGGAGATGTAGAGCAGCTACATATAACAACTGGCCAAGTCTTCGTTACCAGTTTCGTGGTAACAGCATAGCAGATGCTGCTTTGATAGTTTGCTCGCTTGATCCTTGCTACTCTTGCACAGAAAGAGTAACGGTAGTGGATATAAAGTCTAAAAAGAGTAAAATCCTAACGGAAAAAGATTTAAAACGATATTGCAAAAGTTTAAAAGATAGCCCACTCAAAGATTTAAGGTAG
- a CDS encoding proton-conducting transporter transmembrane domain-containing protein, with protein MSSLTLILILPLVFAVAMMILPKNLKTLNLAHIVFNAIGSFAMLYCVKKVVLSGTFFAHDKFLFLDSIGAIFLSIIAITGFLVNLYATTYFKWEVEDGHLEVKDVKKYYCLSYIFIFTMTLSVVANNLAFMWSAIEATTLSSVFLVAIYKNKKSVESGYKYIVLCSIGLAFALYATIILYADAHSVLKGDDAMLFTTVLANSHLLSDNALKLIFIFVLIGFGTKAGLVPTHTWLPDVHAQGPAPTSALLSGILLKCAMLGLIRYYAIVGNGVGFVYVEELMIVSGVITLFVAAFFLIRQHDVKRMFAYHSIAHMGVIAFGLGVGGIWGVAAALFHCVAHSFTKALAFCSTGNIARIYGTKDMTKMGGMIRLAPVTTVLFGIAICSLVGVPGFAIFVSEFMIFKAASINESYLLMGIFALSLTIIFIADFSHFFLASFGEVKGEVKFNGEMKFKENLPLIILAILVIAFGILNFDSFVTLLNESVKTITKQPEAILL; from the coding sequence ATGAGTAGCTTAACTTTGATTTTAATACTACCGCTAGTTTTTGCTGTGGCGATGATGATTTTGCCAAAAAATTTAAAAACATTAAATTTAGCCCACATAGTTTTTAACGCTATTGGCTCTTTTGCGATGTTGTATTGTGTTAAAAAGGTTGTTTTATCTGGAACGTTTTTTGCGCATGATAAATTTCTTTTTCTTGATAGTATTGGGGCGATTTTCTTATCTATTATCGCGATTACAGGCTTTTTAGTAAATTTATATGCTACAACTTATTTTAAATGGGAAGTTGAGGATGGACATTTAGAAGTTAAAGATGTTAAGAAATACTACTGTTTAAGTTATATTTTTATATTTACCATGACTTTAAGCGTTGTGGCAAACAACCTAGCTTTTATGTGGAGCGCTATTGAGGCTACGACTCTATCTTCGGTGTTTTTAGTTGCTATTTATAAAAACAAAAAATCAGTCGAAAGCGGATATAAATACATCGTTCTTTGCAGTATCGGCTTAGCCTTTGCTCTGTATGCGACTATCATCTTATATGCTGATGCGCACTCAGTTTTAAAAGGCGATGATGCGATGCTTTTTACTACTGTTTTAGCAAATTCACATCTTTTAAGCGATAATGCTTTAAAGCTTATCTTTATCTTTGTGCTTATCGGCTTTGGAACAAAAGCTGGATTAGTTCCAACTCACACTTGGCTTCCAGATGTTCACGCACAAGGTCCTGCGCCAACTTCTGCGTTGCTATCTGGAATACTTCTAAAGTGCGCTATGTTAGGACTTATCCGTTACTATGCGATAGTTGGAAATGGCGTTGGGTTTGTGTATGTTGAAGAGCTGATGATAGTAAGTGGCGTTATAACGCTGTTTGTTGCGGCATTTTTCCTAATCCGCCAACACGATGTAAAAAGAATGTTTGCCTATCATAGCATAGCTCATATGGGCGTTATAGCCTTTGGGCTTGGAGTTGGTGGAATTTGGGGCGTAGCAGCAGCTCTTTTTCACTGTGTTGCTCACTCGTTTACAAAAGCTTTGGCGTTTTGTTCAACTGGAAATATAGCTAGAATTTATGGAACGAAAGATATGACTAAAATGGGTGGCATGATAAGACTTGCTCCTGTTACAACTGTGCTTTTTGGCATAGCGATTTGTTCTCTTGTTGGAGTTCCTGGATTTGCTATTTTTGTGAGTGAATTTATGATTTTCAAAGCAGCTTCAATCAACGAAAGCTACCTGCTTATGGGAATTTTCGCTCTATCTTTAACGATAATTTTTATAGCTGACTTTTCTCACTTTTTCTTAGCTAGTTTTGGTGAAGTAAAAGGTGAGGTTAAATTTAATGGCGAGATGAAATTTAAAGAGAATTTACCACTTATAATCCTTGCTATCTTAGTCATAGCGTTTGGAATACTAAATTTTGACTCTTTTGTAACGCTTTTAAATGAAAGCGTTAAAACCATAACAAAGCAACCGGAGGCGATACTACTGTGA
- the hyfE gene encoding hydrogenase 4 membrane subunit, with the protein MVALDILTVLMAITSVGVFGLRKYKKSIYLYSLGTFLLVCIFMLLSFKYDISTLRNWALIAFFIKVILVPLILLKLVKKLDVINEDEPVGGFFVAVIVAVAFSLAVSMLLYKVFMEFSLLKDELPLFVSAFIFMMGIFGFILRNSFIKQILSYCLFENGIHLSLALMAYDSHELVELGILTDAVFAVIIMSVLAARFYKIYGCLDTSKATNLKG; encoded by the coding sequence ATGGTTGCTTTAGATATTTTAACAGTTTTGATGGCTATAACTTCAGTTGGTGTTTTTGGGCTTAGAAAATATAAAAAAAGTATTTATCTTTACTCGCTTGGAACGTTTCTTTTAGTCTGTATTTTTATGCTTTTATCTTTTAAATACGATATTTCAACTTTAAGAAATTGGGCTTTGATAGCCTTTTTTATAAAGGTGATTTTAGTGCCTTTGATTTTACTTAAGTTAGTTAAAAAGCTAGATGTTATCAACGAAGATGAGCCAGTTGGCGGGTTTTTTGTGGCTGTGATAGTCGCAGTTGCGTTCTCGCTAGCAGTTTCTATGCTTTTATATAAAGTTTTTATGGAATTTTCACTTTTAAAAGATGAACTTCCGCTTTTCGTATCGGCTTTTATATTTATGATGGGAATTTTTGGCTTTATTTTAAGAAATTCTTTTATAAAGCAAATTTTATCTTACTGTCTTTTTGAAAACGGAATTCATCTTAGCCTTGCTTTGATGGCTTATGACTCACATGAGTTAGTTGAGCTTGGGATTTTAACAGACGCCGTTTTTGCCGTGATTATCATGAGTGTTTTAGCCGCTAGATTTTATAAAATTTATGGCTGTCTTGATACATCAAAAGCCACAAATTTAAAGGGATAA
- a CDS encoding respiratory chain complex I subunit 1 family protein, with translation MSVIFLMFLQLLAILLIAPLFDGIARKLRARFQSRVGCSIYQSYLDVFKLIKRGRTYPECSGFIFKITPYLMFAIISFMVLAMPIGYGVSPTSIKISDILLIIYLGALFRFVFAIASSQSGNALAGIGASREGMVGIYVEPTLILCLVVVMLKTQTTSLVEINALVSSGAYGYTTPSFAIASIAFLWAMYVEMGRKPYDLAEAEQELQEGVIGEYSGRDLAIIKVALMLKQFAMIAFFISIFEPWNFSNPILAILVFIIEAGAMYVLAIFIDNFGPRYKIELGAKTSSLIAFGISLIAVMLYVIGA, from the coding sequence ATGAGTGTTATATTTTTGATGTTTTTACAACTTCTTGCTATCTTGCTAATCGCCCCTTTGTTTGATGGGATTGCTAGAAAGCTTAGAGCAAGGTTTCAATCGCGCGTTGGATGTAGTATCTACCAAAGCTATCTTGATGTTTTTAAACTAATAAAGCGTGGCAGAACATATCCAGAGTGCAGTGGTTTTATCTTTAAAATCACACCTTATTTGATGTTTGCAATCATATCTTTTATGGTTTTAGCAATGCCGATTGGCTATGGAGTGAGTCCAACTTCGATTAAAATTTCAGATATTTTACTTATAATTTATCTTGGAGCTTTATTTCGGTTTGTATTTGCCATAGCAAGTAGCCAAAGCGGAAATGCATTGGCTGGAATTGGCGCAAGTAGAGAGGGAATGGTTGGAATTTATGTAGAGCCAACCTTGATACTATGCCTTGTAGTTGTGATGTTAAAGACTCAAACAACATCATTAGTTGAGATAAATGCCTTAGTTAGCAGTGGCGCTTATGGATACACAACGCCATCATTTGCAATCGCTTCAATCGCGTTTTTATGGGCGATGTATGTTGAGATGGGAAGAAAGCCTTATGATTTAGCTGAAGCTGAACAAGAGCTTCAAGAGGGCGTTATAGGCGAGTATAGTGGGCGAGATCTTGCGATAATAAAAGTAGCACTTATGCTAAAACAGTTTGCGATGATTGCCTTTTTTATCTCTATTTTTGAACCGTGGAATTTCTCAAATCCGATTTTAGCGATTTTAGTCTTTATAATAGAAGCTGGAGCGATGTATGTTTTGGCTATTTTTATCGATAACTTTGGACCTAGATATAAAATCGAATTAGGCGCAAAAACAAGCTCGCTAATCGCTTTTGGAATTTCACTAATTGCTGTAATGCTATATGTGATAGGGGCGTAG